AACACACAATGTTTACATCAACGGAAGGGCTAAGGGCACAAGCAAACTCGAATAAATACACGACAGATAATAATTTTAAGGTGTTTAACTTTAAAGATGATCCCAAACCTGATTCTGCGGAATTCACTGCTTTGCCAGCATCACAAACAATTTCGATAAATTATGGCAATGCAAATTATAATGCCGCCTTCTCGTATGACAAAGCAACTAATTCATATTTGCGCTCTCAGGCAGGAAAGCCTCACACAGATCGGGTTACCGGCAAGCAAATAAACCCAAAAAATGTAATTATTATGACCGTAAACAGAAAATCAACGGTTACCCGGATCAACGAACAAGGATACATCATGGATGTCATAGGGGAAGGAAAAGCGCAAATTTTTCTCGATGGCAAAGAAATCGATGGAAAATGGAAAAAAACCTCTGCCTCTGAGCGCGAAATTTTTTATGATTCAGAAGGAAAAGAAGTAACTTTTAACCGCGGTCAATTTTGGATCAGTATCATTTCCCCGGAACTAAGCGTTAGTGTACAATAATAAATAGCGAAAGAATGTGATTTGAGAAATGCGATATGAGGTTAACTAACCAGTAAGCTCATCTCTCAAAACTCATCTCAAAACAATCTTAAGGAGGGTTTTATGGCAAAGATACAAGATATAGTTGGCAGAGAAATCCTGGATTCACGAGGTAACCCAACAGTTGCATGCAAGGTCACCCTGGACGATGGAAGCTTCGCAACCGGGTATGTAGCCTCCGGAGCCTCCACGGGGCAGTTTGAAGCTTTGGAACTTCGTGATGGTGATGAGAGCCGCTATCTGGGTAAGGGTGTACTAAAAGCAGTTTCAAACGTAAATGAGCTCATAAAACCAGCACTTGTTGGCCTTGAATCGGCCAGCCTTTCTGTTATTGATAAAAAAATGATTGAACTCGATGGCACAAAAAATAAGTCGAAATTAGGAGCAAATGCCATGCTCTCTGTATCGCTTGCCTCCGCCAAAGCAATTGCAAAAAGCGAGAAGAAAGAGCTCTTCGAATATTTAGCACCCCTGATGAATGAAAAGGTTGATGATCTTACAATACCAATTCCATTTTTAAATATCTTGAACGGCGGAAAACATGCAATCGGCTCCACAGATTTTCAAGAATTTATGATAGTGCCAATTAAATTTGAAAAATTCAGACGTGCAATCCAGGCCGGCACTGAAATTTATCATGCCCTTGGTAAAATTCTGGATGAGCGAAGCTACCAACCGCTTGTCGGAGATGAAGGTGGATTTGCGCCCTCACTTTTTTCCAATGAGCAGGCGATGGAACTTTTGATGATGGCAATAAAAGACGCTGGATACCACGCCGGAGAAGACGTCTTTATTGCACTGGATCCGGCTGCTTCAAGATTTTATTCAGGAGATATATATCAGCTTCATCGCGAAAATCGCTCCCTGATCAGCTCGGAGATGATTGAATTTTACGAAACTTGGATTGAAAAATTTCCAATCATTTCCATTGAAGATGCGCTGGATGAAAATGACTGGGATAATTGGGGAGAATTGACCAAGAGAATAGGGGATAAGATCGAGCTCATTGGGGATGACCTTTATGCTACAAACAAAGACCTGCTTAAAAAAGGAATTGAACATAATGCTTCAACGGGCATATTGATTAAGCCAAATCAGATCGGCACGTTGTCTGAAACCATTGAAACTATCGAAATGGCAAAGCAAGCTGGATTTAAAATAATTATTTCTCATCGTTCAGGCGAAACAGAAGATGCTTTTATTGCAGATTTGTCGGTCGCCGCAAACTGCGGTGCAATAAAATCCGGGGCACCTGCACGCAGCGAGCGCACAGCTAAATACAATAGATTGATGGAAATTGAATCTATTTTAGGTGACAAAGCAAAGTATGCTGAGTGGGACTTACTGGAATCAGCAAAGCAAGAAGTTGCGTTCTAAATAACTACAAAGAAAAAACCCCGAGTAATCGGGGTTTTTTCTTTTTTTGTTTATTTACAGGCTATTCACAATTGACATAACCTTGTTGTAATAAGACGTTGAAGGATTATATCCCCACAAAGCCTTTTTCACATTAGGGTAACCACAAGCCTTAAGGTAAGCAGCAGCAGAGTAAATTGCGTCTTCCACATTGTGGATATCAGCTATTCCATCGCCGTTACCATCTACGCCATGTCTACGAAAAGTAGAAGGCAAGAACTGCATCGGGCCGGTAGCACCTGAAGGGTTACTCTTAAAAGTCGATCCAGAGCATCCGGTTTCGACATAGTGGATGGCATTTAAAAGCCTCCAGTCTACGCCGTAAATAGCCTCAGCTCTTTTGTATATGGACACGAAGTCCGAAGGGTCAACATAGGTGATTCTGGTACCGCGGGAGACAGTCTGTCTCGCTTTGGCAGTGGCTTCAGCCTTAGCCTTAGCTTCGGCTTCAGCAGTCTCACGAGCCTGTCTTTGTACCATAGATTCACCAGGAGTAATTTCCGGTTTGTTTTCATTGATAGCCAAAATTTTGTGTGATGAGGTATCGAGTTTGATCCCGATTTCCTGTTTGTTGATAGTTCCGTTGTCAGCCTTTGCAACTCCGAAGGAGGCGACGGCGACAAGCAGAACAGCTATGAACATAGTGGCATTTATAGACGCCGATATGCTCATATGATCATTAGTATTCTTCTTACGAAGAAGCATTAGTTTCACTGGAAGTTCGGCTTGGCGAGGGTCGTGGAAATAAGCCTTGGTCCAGATACCATTTTAATTAAAAAATCTCACGAATTCGCGAGACGATATATATCTTAGCATATACTACTAATCTTGTCAAGGGGTAAAATCGGCCAAAATGAAGCTAAAATCAGGAGAAAATTCCTCACAAAAGAGAAAACCGGTCGCGTAATACGACCGGTCCCGGTTTTCCCTTCATTTTTCGGATAAGAATGCTGCCAGCTAGCGACATGCTGGGCACTTCACTGACGACTCCAGCACCTCGACAATCGTGTCCAGAAACATCGACTGAAGCTGGCGCAACCCCTCCTGTGTTTCAAGGAGATCTCGTACCGACCTCGTTACTCGGTGGCCACACCTCGTGTAGAGCACCGTCGTCTCCTCGCCGAAGCGATCAAGAATCTCTCGCCTCGTAACAGACTCCCGTTCTCTCGCTTTCGTTTCTTCTCTCTGCATAATATTCCCCCCTTTCAGGCAACCACACATTAGCACCATTATGTA
The window above is part of the Patescibacteria group bacterium genome. Proteins encoded here:
- the eno gene encoding phosphopyruvate hydratase, with protein sequence MAKIQDIVGREILDSRGNPTVACKVTLDDGSFATGYVASGASTGQFEALELRDGDESRYLGKGVLKAVSNVNELIKPALVGLESASLSVIDKKMIELDGTKNKSKLGANAMLSVSLASAKAIAKSEKKELFEYLAPLMNEKVDDLTIPIPFLNILNGGKHAIGSTDFQEFMIVPIKFEKFRRAIQAGTEIYHALGKILDERSYQPLVGDEGGFAPSLFSNEQAMELLMMAIKDAGYHAGEDVFIALDPAASRFYSGDIYQLHRENRSLISSEMIEFYETWIEKFPIISIEDALDENDWDNWGELTKRIGDKIELIGDDLYATNKDLLKKGIEHNASTGILIKPNQIGTLSETIETIEMAKQAGFKIIISHRSGETEDAFIADLSVAANCGAIKSGAPARSERTAKYNRLMEIESILGDKAKYAEWDLLESAKQEVAF
- a CDS encoding lytic transglycosylase domain-containing protein — its product is MSISASINATMFIAVLLVAVASFGVAKADNGTINKQEIGIKLDTSSHKILAINENKPEITPGESMVQRQARETAEAEAKAKAEATAKARQTVSRGTRITYVDPSDFVSIYKRAEAIYGVDWRLLNAIHYVETGCSGSTFKSNPSGATGPMQFLPSTFRRHGVDGNGDGIADIHNVEDAIYSAAAYLKACGYPNVKKALWGYNPSTSYYNKVMSIVNSL